GGCTGCGATGGTGAGAAGATTATCGAGCCGCTGCTTGAAGCCTGCTGCGTCCTGCTGCCAGAGAAGATCGTGCAGGAAGATCCGCATCGTGTTCATACCTGCGGATTCAGCCCAGCCGAACTCCTTGTCGATCTCGGCAGGGTTGTAGGTCTCGCGCTGGAACATCTCCAGCTCATTGATCGCGTCGACGGGAAGAAAATTACTTCCCACGGGCCAGGGGTTGGCACGCATGTAGGTCCACGCCTGCTCTTCTGTCCAGCGCTCGCGAGGGGAATTCGCATGCAGAGATGTGGAACCGAAACAGAGCGCGAGCACAGCGGCCGCAAGAGAGTTGCGAAGGATCACAATGATTTCCTTTCTCGTTATTGAGAAACGATCCTAGCTTGCAGCACACATCACCGGCAAACTGCACCTCGTATCCTCAGGATCTCCGCATCTATTTCCGAGCCTTGGGCTTGCTCTTGCTCTCCAGGTTGAGCGCCACCGCGGCAAGGATGAGCCGCTTCAGGGCAGCTTCATTGATCTTGTCCCCTTCGTGGATATCGATTGCTCGCCTGACATTTCCATCCAGGCTGGAGTTGAACAAACCGGAAGGATCATCGAGCGAAGCACCCTTGGCGAAGGTCATCTTGACCACGTTCTTATAGGTCTCGCCCGTGCAGACAATACCGCCATGCGACCAGACGGGAGTCCCTCTCCACTTCAACTCTTCCACGATCTCCGGATCTGTCTTGTGGACGATCTCTCGTACCTTCGCGAGTGTCTTTCCACGCCAGTCGCCTAGTTCCTTGATCTTCTCATCGATGAATGCAGCAGCAGATTCCACAGGACAACCCCTTTCCGACACCGGCTTCAATTTCACTGCATCCGGACAAAAGCTGCAACACGGCAGCATGCACTCCAAAAAAAATGGGGCTGGGCGCGATGCCCAACCCCGCCAGGAACTTATCTCGATCTATTCCGGCTCTGCCTCCACATGCGATTGACGGCGCGCCATCAATGGCATCAGGAACAGGATCGACATCAACGTCGTAATCATGCCGCCCACAACCACACGCGCCAGCGGCTGCTGGGCTTGTGCTCCGATAGCGTTCATCACTGCAGCCGGCAGCAAACCGAGACCGGCCGACATACATGCCATGACGACAGGCCGCAGCTCATCCAGGCTGCCGTGTTTCAGGCCATGCTGAGGATCCTTTTCCTGTGCGCGGCGCAAACCCGCCAGGAAGACAACAGCACCCAGCGTGGTGACACCGGTCAACGAGGTAAAGCCGACAGCCGCCGAGATACTGAAGGCCGTGTGCGTCAGCATCAACGCCAGAATGCCGCCGATGTAGCTGAACGGAAGCACCGCCAGCACAATCAGGGCATCCAGCCAGGTCTGGAACTGCAGGTAGAGCAGCACCAGAACGACCAGCAGGCTGACCGGCACAATCAGCACCAGACGGCTTTGCTCCTTCTTCAGAGAATCGAATTCACCGGCCCAGGTGTACTCGTAGCCCGGCGGCAGCGTGATCTTCTGCTTCAACTGCTGCTGCAGGTCCACAATCGTCGAGGCCAGGTCACGCTCACGCACACTGAACTTGATGGGGATGTATCGTCGCCCACCTTCGCGATAGATGGTGAAGCTTCCCTGCCGGATGCCGATATTCGCCACCTGCGCCAGCGGCACATGGCTTCCATCGGGAGTCGCCAGCATGATCTTCTCGACGGCATCGGGTGTCGAGCGGAACTCAGCGGGATAGCGCACCGTAAGGTCGAACCTGCGGTCGCCCTGGATTATCGTCGAAACCGGAGCACCGCCGACGGCAGCCTGCACGGCCGCGTTCACATCACCCGAGGCCAGGCCATAGCGAGCCGCCTTGGCGCGGTCCACTTCGATCACCAGGCTTGGAGCCCCGTTCACCTTGAAGATACCGACGTCCTGCACGCCACGAACGCCGCTCATCACGCCCTGCACCTTCTCAGCAATATCGGTCAGCGTCGCCAGGTCATCGCCGAAGATCTTCAGCGAGTTCTCACCCTTTACGCCGCTCATGGCCTCTTCGACGTTGTCCTGAATCGCCTGCGAGAAACCGAAGACCACACCGGGATACTTGCTGAGCTCGTGCTGCATCTGCTCGATCAGCTTGTCCTTCTCCCCGTGCACATCCTTCGGCCACTCGCTTGCCGGCTTCAGGCTGACGCCGAACTCCATATTGTTGAAGGTGGTCACGTCGGTGCCGTCATCCGGACGCCCTACCTGGCTGACGACCTGCGTCACCTCAGGGAACTTCCCCAGATCGGCACGCACCTGGTCTGAGAGCTTTGCTGCCTGCTCAAAGGAGATGTCCTGCGGCAACGTTCCACGAATCCAGAGATTGCCTTCTTCGAGCGGAGGCATGAATTCGCCGCCGACAAAGACCAGGAAGCAGACCACCGCTGCCGCCAATCCGGCAAAGGCAATCGCCCAGATCAGCTTTGCGTGCTCCAGCGCCCAATCGAAGGCAAGGCCGTAATACTTCTCCAGGAAGCGGTTCAGCCATGTGCCCTGGTGCACCAGCTCTTCTTCGTCGTGCTCTTCCACCGAGTCCTTAACCGGAGCCGTAACAAAGCTCAGCACCGGTGCAAAGACAAGAGCGAACAACAGCGCGCCTGTCAGCGCAAAGCCGTAAGTCACGCTCATCGGCGCGAAGATCTTGCCGGGAACGCCCTGCATGGTAAACAGGGGAATGAACGCCACCAGGATGATGAGCGTCGAGAAGAGTACCGGTCTGGCCGCATCCTTTACGCCCAAAACGATCATCTCCGCGCGCCCATGTCCGGGCTCGCGCCGCGAGAAGCGGCGATAGATGCTCTCCAGTACAACGATCGATGCATCCACAAGAATGCCGAAGTCGATGGCGCCGATCGAGATCAGGTTGGCCGCTCTTCCGGTAAGCGTCATCAGCGAGAACGCAAACAGCACAGCGAACGGAATCGTCGCCGCTGCAATCAGCGTGATGCGGAAGTCGCCCAGCATGAGCAGCAGCACCAATGTCACCAGGATCAGGCCAGTGATGATGACGTGCTTCACCGTCTCCGTCGTCAGACCGATGAGCCGCGTGCGGTCATAGATCGTCTTGACCTGCATGCCCGGCGGCAACAGGCCTCCGGTATTCAGCTCGGCCAGCTTCTTCTTCAGGCCTTCCAGTGCAGGCAGACTCTGGCCATCCTTCTGCAGCAGAACGATACCTTCGACGATATCGGTCTGGTCGTTGCGGCCGATCTTGCCCAGCCGTGGCTGATAGCCTTCCTTCACATTGGCGACATCCCGCACCAGCACCGGCGTGCCGTTCTTCTGCGCGATCACGACATTGCCAATGTCGGTCGTGTTCTTCAGCAGGCCCAGAGAACGCACATTCACATTCTGGTCACCAAGCGACAGATAGTTTCCACCGGCGTTGGCGTTGCTGTTCTGAACTGCAGCGATCAACTGCGAAAGCGTCACGCCGTAGCTAAGCAGCTTATTCGGGTCAGGCTCGATCTGGTACTGCCGTGTCGTTCCGCCGAAGGTGGTGATGTCGATGATACCCGGCACCTTCTTCAGCTCGCGGCGGACCAGCCAGTCCTGCGTAGCCTTCAACTCATTCAGGTCATAGCCGGGACCTGCGAGCTGATAGCGGTAGATTTCACCGATCGGCGACCACGGCGACAACTGCGGCTGCAGTCCATTCGGCAACTGGATGGTCTGCAGACGATTCAGAATCTCCTGCTTATCGCGGAAGTAGTCTGAATCGAAGCTGAAGTAGAGCTTCACGTCGCTCAGGCCGAAGATACTGATCGACCGGATCTGCTCCAGGTGCGGTGTACCGTTCAGCGCTGTCTCGATCGGCGCGGTCACCTGCTGCTCGATCTCTTCGGCTGACCACGCCGGGTTCTGCGTAATCACCTCCACCAGCGGCGGCGAAGGGTCCGGATATGCTTCGATATCCAATTGCAAAAAACCGAAGGTGCCCGCGACCAGCGCGGCCGCCAGCAGAATCAGCACGACTGCGCGGTAGCGCAGCAGCGTCTTCAGAAAGGCTTCCATTGCTAGTCTCCTACCGGCGTACGCAGGAACGCCGCTCCCTGGGTCACGACCATATCGCCGTCGTTCAGGCCGCCGGCAATCTCGACCTTGTCACCATGCGTCGCCCCCAGCTTCACTGTGCGCGCGTCATACTTCTCGCCGTTCTTCACATAGACGCTGGCAATATCACCGTCGTGAATGACGGACGCCATCGGCACCAGGATCATCTGCCGCTGTCCCATTCCAATGCGGATGGAACCGAACATCTGTGGCTTCAAACGGTGGCCGGGGTTGTTCATCACCACGCGCACCTTCAGCGCATGGGTCTGCGGATCGAAGACGTCGCCGATGTTGGCGACCGTTCCATGAAAAGTCTCCCCCGGATATGCCTGCAGCGTTACATCCGCCGA
This genomic window from Terriglobus albidus contains:
- a CDS encoding DUF1801 domain-containing protein encodes the protein MESAAAFIDEKIKELGDWRGKTLAKVREIVHKTDPEIVEELKWRGTPVWSHGGIVCTGETYKNVVKMTFAKGASLDDPSGLFNSSLDGNVRRAIDIHEGDKINEAALKRLILAAVALNLESKSKPKARK
- a CDS encoding efflux RND transporter permease subunit; the protein is MEAFLKTLLRYRAVVLILLAAALVAGTFGFLQLDIEAYPDPSPPLVEVITQNPAWSAEEIEQQVTAPIETALNGTPHLEQIRSISIFGLSDVKLYFSFDSDYFRDKQEILNRLQTIQLPNGLQPQLSPWSPIGEIYRYQLAGPGYDLNELKATQDWLVRRELKKVPGIIDITTFGGTTRQYQIEPDPNKLLSYGVTLSQLIAAVQNSNANAGGNYLSLGDQNVNVRSLGLLKNTTDIGNVVIAQKNGTPVLVRDVANVKEGYQPRLGKIGRNDQTDIVEGIVLLQKDGQSLPALEGLKKKLAELNTGGLLPPGMQVKTIYDRTRLIGLTTETVKHVIITGLILVTLVLLLMLGDFRITLIAAATIPFAVLFAFSLMTLTGRAANLISIGAIDFGILVDASIVVLESIYRRFSRREPGHGRAEMIVLGVKDAARPVLFSTLIILVAFIPLFTMQGVPGKIFAPMSVTYGFALTGALLFALVFAPVLSFVTAPVKDSVEEHDEEELVHQGTWLNRFLEKYYGLAFDWALEHAKLIWAIAFAGLAAAVVCFLVFVGGEFMPPLEEGNLWIRGTLPQDISFEQAAKLSDQVRADLGKFPEVTQVVSQVGRPDDGTDVTTFNNMEFGVSLKPASEWPKDVHGEKDKLIEQMQHELSKYPGVVFGFSQAIQDNVEEAMSGVKGENSLKIFGDDLATLTDIAEKVQGVMSGVRGVQDVGIFKVNGAPSLVIEVDRAKAARYGLASGDVNAAVQAAVGGAPVSTIIQGDRRFDLTVRYPAEFRSTPDAVEKIMLATPDGSHVPLAQVANIGIRQGSFTIYREGGRRYIPIKFSVRERDLASTIVDLQQQLKQKITLPPGYEYTWAGEFDSLKKEQSRLVLIVPVSLLVVLVLLYLQFQTWLDALIVLAVLPFSYIGGILALMLTHTAFSISAAVGFTSLTGVTTLGAVVFLAGLRRAQEKDPQHGLKHGSLDELRPVVMACMSAGLGLLPAAVMNAIGAQAQQPLARVVVGGMITTLMSILFLMPLMARRQSHVEAEPE